Below is a genomic region from Ziziphus jujuba cultivar Dongzao chromosome 7, ASM3175591v1.
tgacggtttttcatagtattaacgacggtttcttagaaaatcgttaccaatactatgaaaaaccgtcaccaatactgtagtccgcatgagaaccgtccgtaccatagacggactatatatatatatttcattttagtGGTGCCATctcttaattaaattttatttttgaattattgatTTCCTATGCCATaagaaataaactaaataatttgTATAGAATTTtcacataaaatattttgttttcaagCATAGAAAGTAGGTGTTAAATTACATGGCCAAACAAgaggttaaatatatttttagtcaTTTCACTTTGAAAAGAAtcagcaaaaaaatataaataaataaataaaattgacgaaagaaaaacatggaaaaagaagaaacagaaaGAATATCAATATATGGATAAAGATGGAAGAGCATGTTGGACCAAATATATAATTGGGTATCAAAAGTTTTTTTGAGCCAGTTTTTCTCTTTTGGCGGCCAGCTTCGTCAATCAACCAAGTCTTTGAACAGGAAGCTAATTGTGTTAAGGCAAGTGCAATAGTCTTTATGAATGGTTTTGGTAGACAATCACTATGGTGCAAGTATAAACATGTTGAATTAAGTTGATGTAATACAAGTATTATATCCTTCACATGAGACCAAGTTGACAATAAGAAGATTCACATGCAACGTCATGAATATGGGCAAGCTTGATCATAATATATTGGTCCATACATGTTTCTCTTTCTATATTAATGATATAGGAACCTTTACTAAAATTACCTCAACTTCCATGCATACGATAAAGAAAGAATCATCCATAACATGCGAGGCTTTATATATTACAAAATGGGATTGGCTATGTTGCTGCTTCTGTTTCTGAAAGTAAGTTTGTTGTATGGGATTGTTGTtgctcatcatgatcaatataaCTACTCTTTTACTTCTTTGCAGCCTGCAACTTGCCATGATGATGAGAAGTTAGCCTTGTTACAATTCAGAGATAGCTTTCTCATTAACGAATCTGCTTCTGGCTATGAAGGTGCTTACCCCAAGGTTTTACAATGGAATTCACAAGGAGAAACAATTAGTAATTGCTGTTCATGGGATGGCATGGAGTGTGACGAGGAGACTGGTAATGTAATTGCTCTTGACCTTAGCAATAGTTGTCTTTATGGTTCTATCAACTCTACCAGCAGCCTTTTTCGCCTTGTTCATCTTCAGAGATTGAATCTTGCTGATAACCATTTCAATTTCTCTCAGATTCCTACTTCTATTGGACAATTTTCAGGGATGACCCATCTTAATCTTTCCTATTTTGCATTTTCTCGTCAAGTCCCTTTCGACATTTCACATTTGTCCAACTTATCCTCCTTGGATTTGTCTTTCAATTACAATCAAAATAGCGAAAAGGAGATTTTGGAACTTAAAAATCCTGATCTGACAACCTTACTGCAAAATTTGACTGGTTTACAAATTCTCAATCTCAATTATGTAGACATATCATCCGTGGTACCCAATTTCTTTGCAACTTTCACCTCCTTGACATCGCTCCTTCTTTATGATTGCGAACTGCAGGGTGAATTTCCTGCGACAATATTTCAACTTTCATATATACAAATTCTGAATATAGGATCCAATAGCAATCTCACTGGTTATTTGCCAGAATTCCTCCGACCTAGTCCTCTCAAAATATTAAGACTTGAAGGTACCAAGTTTTCTAGAAGCCTGCCATCTTCAATCCAAATGCTTGAATCATTAGAGAGGCTAACTACTGGTGGATGCTATTTCTTGGGGCCTATTCCATTTTCACTAGGGAAACTCACCAAACTTAGCATGCTACACCTTGGAGACAACAGTTTAAATGGATCCATCCTGTTTTCTCTTCAGAACCTCACCCAACTCACTTTTCTAGCACTTCAAAGCAATCAAATAACAGGTGCAATCCCATCTTGACTAGGAAACCTTACCCAACTGATTGTGCTTAATCTTTACCGAAACAAATTTCATGGCTCAGTTCCGCAATGGTTGTCCACACTCAATAATCTAGAATTTCTTTCATTGAGTGACAACCATTTAGGTGGCACTATGAAATTTGACATGTTTTTTAACATGAAAAGCCTCATTGGACTCCAAATAGGCCACAACAATCTGACACTGCTGTTCGAGAAAGGAAATAGGAATGCAACACGTCCAAAGTTTAACCTTGTTGGATTGAGTTCATGCAACTTAGTTCAGTTTCCTGATTTCCTTAGGCATCAGAACAACCTTGAGACATTGATACTTGCATCCAACAAGCTTCGAGGTCCACTTTTTATTCCTCCACCAACGATCAAGAAAATTTTGGCTGGAaactgtgaagtccagccgtaccacactgcaccgacagtgtgaaaccagcagctcaccatttttgacaatggtcattgctgcatttaac
It encodes:
- the LOC107435135 gene encoding receptor-like protein 7, translated to MGLAMLLLLFLKVSLLYGIVVAHHDQYNYSFTSLQPATCHDDEKLALLQFRDSFLINESASGYEGAYPKVLQWNSQGETISNCCSWDGMECDEETGNVIALDLSNSCLYGSINSTSSLFRLVHLQRLNLADNHFNFSQIPTSIGQFSGMTHLNLSYFAFSRQVPFDISHLSNLSSLDLSFNYNQNSEKEILELKNPDLTTLLQNLTGLQILNLNYVDISSVVPNFFATFTSLTSLLLYDCELQGEFPATIFQLSYIQILNIGSNSNLTGYLPEFLRPSPLKILRLEGTKFSRSLPSSIQMLESLERLTTGGCYFLGPIPFSLGKLTKLSMLHLGDNSLNGSILFSLQNLTQLTFLALQSNQITGAIPS